The Streptomyces europaeiscabiei genome window below encodes:
- a CDS encoding xanthine dehydrogenase family protein molybdopterin-binding subunit, which translates to MTTAPTAHQGAVGTAYTRVEGRDKVTGAARYAGEIPFAGLVHGWLALSTVARGRIRAIESADVLAMPGVLAVLTHENAPRVTTDYTGLMGMTPDPTIAVFQHDRVPHLGWPVALVVAETSEQAREAAEALVVHYEQEPHDIAFAADHPEAYDAGAFGPAVTGKGDLEAELAASAVVLDAEYTTPEEHHNPMEPHAVTVRWDSGRLDVVDSNQGTMWVAGELANLFSLDPASVRVRSEHVGGGFGSKGVRAHQVAAVMAATVLQRPVRVVMTRRQMFSLAGYRSPTTQRVRLGADPDGRLRALEHRSQCLSSTVHEFVEPAAGPARVMYDADAHHTANRVVRLDVPTPTFMRAPGEAPGSFALESAFDELAEKLGIDPIELRARNEPERGPVSGLPFAGRNLHACFREGARRFGWADRDPRPGLRRDGRWLLGTGTAAASFGAGAAPSTATLTAETDGTFTVRINAADIGTGARTALTLVAADALEVAPERVRVRIGDSDFGPAMIAGGSMGTRSWAWAVTAAGTELRERLVLGGGIIPPEGVTVRSDTTAAIGALAQKERHSYGAQFAEVAVDPATGEVRVRRMLGVFAAGRIVNPLTARSQFIGGMTWGISMALHEEAVRDRASGGHYGADLAGYHVAAHADVPAIEADWVDDPDPEDPVGIKGIGEIGIVGAAAAVANAVWHATGVRHRHLPIRPDRVLTESRDA; encoded by the coding sequence ATGACCACCGCCCCCACGGCACACCAGGGCGCCGTCGGCACCGCGTACACCCGGGTCGAAGGCCGTGACAAGGTCACCGGAGCCGCCCGCTACGCAGGGGAGATCCCCTTCGCCGGGCTCGTCCACGGCTGGCTGGCGCTGTCGACTGTGGCCCGTGGCCGGATCCGCGCGATCGAGAGCGCCGACGTGCTCGCGATGCCGGGCGTGCTCGCCGTCCTGACCCACGAGAACGCCCCGCGTGTCACGACCGACTACACGGGTCTCATGGGGATGACACCGGATCCGACCATCGCCGTCTTCCAGCACGACCGGGTGCCGCACCTGGGCTGGCCGGTGGCGCTGGTCGTCGCCGAGACCTCCGAGCAGGCCAGGGAGGCCGCCGAGGCGCTGGTGGTGCACTACGAGCAGGAGCCGCACGACATCGCCTTCGCCGCCGATCACCCGGAGGCGTACGACGCGGGCGCCTTCGGCCCCGCGGTGACCGGGAAGGGCGACCTGGAGGCCGAACTCGCCGCGTCCGCCGTCGTGCTGGACGCCGAGTACACGACCCCCGAGGAACACCACAACCCGATGGAACCCCACGCGGTGACGGTGCGCTGGGACTCGGGCCGGCTCGACGTCGTCGACTCCAACCAGGGCACCATGTGGGTCGCGGGCGAACTCGCCAACCTGTTCTCCCTCGATCCCGCCTCGGTGCGGGTGCGTTCCGAGCACGTCGGCGGCGGCTTCGGCAGCAAGGGCGTCCGGGCGCACCAGGTCGCCGCCGTCATGGCCGCGACCGTCCTCCAGCGCCCCGTCCGGGTGGTCATGACCCGGCGCCAGATGTTCTCCCTGGCGGGTTACCGCAGCCCCACCACCCAGCGGGTCCGGCTCGGCGCCGACCCCGACGGACGGCTGCGCGCGCTGGAGCACCGCTCCCAGTGCCTCAGCTCGACCGTCCACGAGTTCGTCGAGCCGGCCGCCGGACCGGCCCGCGTGATGTACGACGCCGACGCCCACCACACGGCCAACCGGGTCGTACGGCTCGACGTGCCGACACCGACGTTCATGCGTGCGCCGGGTGAGGCGCCGGGGTCGTTCGCACTGGAGTCGGCCTTCGACGAACTGGCCGAGAAACTGGGCATCGACCCGATCGAGCTGCGGGCCCGCAACGAGCCGGAGCGCGGTCCCGTCTCCGGCTTGCCGTTCGCCGGCCGCAATCTGCACGCCTGCTTCCGCGAGGGCGCCCGCCGGTTCGGCTGGGCCGACCGCGACCCGCGCCCCGGCCTGCGGCGCGACGGCCGCTGGCTGCTCGGCACCGGCACGGCGGCGGCCTCCTTCGGCGCGGGAGCCGCTCCGTCCACGGCAACCCTGACGGCCGAGACCGACGGCACCTTCACCGTGCGGATCAACGCGGCGGACATCGGGACCGGAGCGCGCACCGCGCTCACCCTGGTCGCCGCCGACGCGCTGGAGGTGGCACCGGAGCGGGTCCGGGTGCGGATCGGCGACAGCGACTTCGGACCGGCCATGATCGCCGGCGGCTCGATGGGTACGCGTTCCTGGGCCTGGGCGGTCACGGCCGCCGGCACCGAACTGAGGGAACGGCTCGTTCTGGGCGGCGGCATCATCCCCCCGGAGGGCGTCACCGTCCGCTCCGACACCACCGCCGCCATCGGCGCCCTCGCCCAGAAGGAACGCCACTCCTACGGCGCCCAGTTCGCCGAGGTCGCCGTGGACCCCGCCACGGGCGAGGTACGCGTGCGCCGCATGCTGGGCGTCTTCGCGGCGGGCAGGATCGTCAATCCCCTCACCGCCCGCAGCCAGTTCATCGGCGGTATGACCTGGGGCATCTCGATGGCCCTCCACGAGGAGGCGGTGCGCGACCGGGCCTCCGGCGGCCACTACGGCGCCGACCTCGCCGGCTACCACGTGGCCGCGCACGCCGACGTGCCCGCCATCGAGGCCGACTGGGTGGACGACCCCGACCCCGAGGACCCCGTCGGCATCAAGGGCATCGGCGAGATCGGTATCGTGGGCGCGGCGGCCGCCGTCGCCAACGCGGTCTGGCACGCCACCGGCGTACGCCACCGCCACCTGCCCATCCGACCCGACCGCGTCCTCACGGAGAGCCGGGATGCTTGA
- a CDS encoding FAD binding domain-containing protein gives MREFDYQRAYDVSGAVALLGADPEARFLGGGTNLVDLMKTGVERPTRLVDVRELPLGGIESTEDGGLRIGATVTNSDLAAHPDVRRRYPALTQAVLAGASGQLRNMATVGGNLLQRTRCGYFADVTQPCNKRTPGSGCPAIEGEHHNHAVLGASGHCVATHPSDMGVALAAFDAVVTYETADGPGELPVADFYLPVGDTPHIETALPPGALITGVTLPAAPVAAHSRYRKVRERASYAFAIGSIAAALDVRDGITHEVRLAFGAVASRPWRAYEAERVLTGAPADAETFAAAADAELADAEPLPHNGYKVTLMRNLVVAVLSELTEEATR, from the coding sequence GTGAGGGAGTTCGACTACCAGCGGGCGTACGACGTCTCCGGCGCGGTCGCCCTGCTCGGCGCCGACCCCGAAGCCCGCTTCCTCGGCGGCGGCACCAACCTCGTCGACCTGATGAAGACCGGCGTCGAGCGGCCCACCCGCCTCGTCGACGTCCGCGAACTCCCGCTCGGCGGGATCGAGTCCACCGAGGACGGCGGACTGCGGATCGGCGCGACCGTCACCAACAGCGACCTCGCCGCCCACCCCGACGTACGCCGCCGCTACCCGGCGCTGACCCAGGCGGTCCTGGCCGGTGCCTCCGGGCAGCTGCGCAACATGGCCACCGTCGGCGGCAACCTCCTGCAGCGCACCCGCTGCGGCTACTTCGCCGACGTCACCCAACCCTGCAACAAGCGGACCCCCGGCAGCGGCTGCCCCGCGATCGAGGGCGAGCACCACAACCACGCCGTCCTGGGGGCCTCCGGGCACTGCGTGGCCACCCACCCCTCCGACATGGGTGTGGCGCTCGCCGCCTTCGACGCCGTCGTCACCTACGAAACAGCCGACGGACCGGGCGAGTTGCCGGTCGCCGACTTCTACCTTCCGGTGGGCGACACCCCGCACATCGAGACGGCCCTGCCGCCGGGAGCCCTGATCACCGGCGTCACCCTGCCGGCCGCTCCGGTCGCCGCCCACTCCCGCTACCGCAAGGTCCGCGAGCGCGCCTCGTACGCTTTCGCCATCGGCTCGATCGCCGCCGCGCTCGACGTCCGGGACGGCATCACGCACGAGGTGCGGCTGGCCTTCGGGGCGGTCGCCTCCCGGCCGTGGCGGGCGTACGAGGCGGAGCGGGTGCTGACCGGGGCACCGGCCGACGCCGAGACCTTCGCGGCCGCCGCCGACGCAGAACTGGCCGACGCGGAGCCGCTGCCGCACAACGGATACAAGGTGACGCTCATGCGCAACCTCGTCGTGGCCGTCCTGTCCGAACTCACCGAGGAGGCCACCCGATGA
- a CDS encoding (2Fe-2S)-binding protein, with amino-acid sequence MSPATSSTYSAITLNINGEKHTLSVDHRTTLLDALRERLDMTGTKKGCDQGQCGACTVLVDGRRNVSCLQLAVAAEGREITTIEGVADGDALHPVQQAFLDLDGFQCGYCTPGQICSAIAVIEEHAAGWPSAVTDDVRPEAGPPPLTPGEIRERMSGNLCRCGAYVSIVEAVARAAADSTAKTKETVA; translated from the coding sequence ATGTCCCCAGCCACCTCCTCGACGTACAGCGCCATCACCCTGAACATCAACGGCGAGAAGCACACGCTCTCCGTCGACCACCGCACCACCCTGCTCGACGCCCTGCGCGAGCGACTCGACATGACCGGCACCAAGAAGGGCTGCGACCAGGGGCAGTGCGGTGCCTGCACCGTCCTCGTCGACGGACGCCGCAACGTCTCCTGTCTGCAGCTGGCGGTGGCGGCCGAGGGGCGCGAGATCACCACCATCGAGGGCGTCGCCGACGGGGACGCACTGCACCCCGTGCAGCAGGCGTTCCTCGATCTCGACGGCTTCCAGTGCGGCTACTGCACCCCTGGCCAGATCTGTTCGGCCATCGCGGTCATCGAGGAGCACGCGGCGGGCTGGCCCAGCGCCGTCACCGACGACGTCCGTCCCGAGGCGGGACCGCCACCGCTCACGCCCGGGGAGATCCGGGAGCGGATGAGCGGCAACCTGTGCCGCTGCGGCGCCTACGTGTCGATCGTCGAGGCCGTCGCCCGCGCCGCCGCCGACAGCACCGCGAAGACCAAGGAGACCGTGGCGTGA
- a CDS encoding TetR/AcrR family transcriptional regulator gives MWQKKGAALRSDAQRNRERILAVALAELTRSADAPLSRIARKACVGQGTFYRHFPTREALVLEIYRHEMSQVADSAAELLATREPDLALREWMDRLARFAMTKAGLADAIRQATCGPDSTGRPAHTPVAEAAELLLRAGEKAGTVRTGVTPDDFLLAIAGLWQIDPRDDWQPRATRLLDLVMDGLRTGTAGTEQ, from the coding sequence GTGTGGCAGAAGAAGGGCGCCGCTCTGCGCTCGGACGCGCAGCGGAATCGCGAACGCATCCTCGCGGTCGCACTGGCCGAACTGACCCGCTCCGCCGACGCGCCCCTGAGCCGGATCGCCAGGAAGGCATGCGTCGGACAGGGCACGTTCTACCGCCACTTCCCCACCCGGGAGGCCCTGGTCCTGGAGATCTACCGGCACGAGATGAGTCAGGTCGCCGACTCCGCCGCCGAGCTGCTCGCCACCCGTGAGCCGGACCTGGCGCTTCGCGAGTGGATGGACCGTCTCGCCCGGTTCGCCATGACCAAGGCGGGCCTCGCGGACGCGATCCGCCAGGCCACCTGCGGCCCCGACAGCACAGGCAGACCGGCACACACCCCGGTGGCCGAGGCCGCCGAACTCCTGCTCCGAGCGGGCGAGAAGGCCGGGACCGTCCGCACCGGAGTCACCCCGGACGACTTCCTCCTCGCGATCGCCGGCCTCTGGCAGATCGACCCCCGGGACGACTGGCAGCCGCGCGCCACCCGCCTCCTCGACCTCGTCATGGACGGCCTGCGCACGGGGACGGCGGGAACGGAGCAGTGA
- a CDS encoding right-handed parallel beta-helix repeat-containing protein → MRPLRSTVCASLSTVLAGGLLVLSAPAAHAAGSLYVATNGSDSNAGTSAAPLRTIQRAVDLAQAGDSILVRGGTYAPTSNIQLLKSGTASQPIRLANYNGERVVIDGEGMPYTPGAVGSSIPRAQRGVIHIEGEHWRLSGLEIVNGPYGIFGVDTSGNVFERLVTRNNYESGLHLQGASSSNQIINLDSHGNRDPRKNGESADGLAIKEGSGAGNVVRGARLWNNADDGLDFWEFLSPVTVEGSVAYGNGYNRWSLPDYTGDGNGFKLGGGGDEDPPAAHVVRNSAAWDNSAGGFIDNANPGALVAERCTAWRNKGTGFDFADADGTLTKNLAVANGTNVSLGSNSGGSGNSWNLGGTWSFASTDAATITGARAADGSISASAFLRPVNGADVGARF, encoded by the coding sequence ATGCGTCCACTGCGATCCACCGTGTGTGCAAGCCTGTCGACCGTCCTGGCCGGCGGACTCCTCGTCCTGTCCGCCCCCGCCGCGCACGCCGCCGGCAGCCTCTACGTGGCGACCAACGGCAGTGACAGCAACGCCGGCACGTCGGCTGCTCCGTTGCGCACCATCCAGCGCGCCGTGGACCTGGCGCAGGCCGGCGACTCGATCCTCGTCCGGGGTGGAACCTATGCGCCCACCTCGAACATCCAGCTGCTCAAGAGCGGTACGGCGAGTCAGCCCATCAGGCTGGCCAACTACAACGGCGAGCGGGTCGTCATCGACGGCGAGGGGATGCCGTACACGCCCGGCGCGGTGGGGTCCAGCATTCCCCGGGCCCAGCGGGGCGTGATCCACATCGAGGGGGAGCACTGGCGGCTGAGCGGGCTGGAGATCGTCAACGGGCCGTACGGGATCTTCGGCGTGGACACCAGCGGCAATGTCTTCGAGCGGCTCGTCACGCGGAACAACTACGAGTCCGGCCTGCACCTCCAGGGAGCGTCGAGCTCCAACCAGATCATCAACCTGGACAGTCATGGCAACCGGGATCCCCGCAAGAACGGCGAGAGCGCCGACGGCCTGGCGATCAAGGAGGGCTCCGGGGCGGGCAACGTGGTACGCGGGGCCCGGCTGTGGAACAACGCCGACGACGGGCTGGACTTCTGGGAGTTCCTCTCCCCGGTGACCGTCGAGGGGAGCGTCGCGTACGGGAACGGCTACAACCGCTGGAGCCTGCCGGACTACACCGGTGACGGCAACGGCTTCAAGCTAGGTGGTGGCGGCGACGAGGACCCGCCCGCCGCGCACGTCGTACGCAACAGTGCGGCGTGGGACAACTCGGCCGGCGGGTTCATCGACAACGCCAACCCCGGCGCGCTGGTGGCCGAGCGCTGCACGGCGTGGCGCAACAAGGGCACGGGGTTCGACTTCGCCGACGCCGACGGCACCCTGACGAAGAACCTCGCGGTGGCCAACGGCACGAACGTCTCGCTGGGCTCGAACTCCGGCGGCAGCGGCAACTCCTGGAACCTCGGCGGCACCTGGTCCTTCGCGAGCACCGACGCGGCCACGATCACCGGAGCCAGGGCGGCCGACGGCTCCATCTCGGCCTCGGCCTTCCTGCGGCCCGTGAACGGTGCGGACGTCGGGGCGCGGTTCTGA
- a CDS encoding GDSL-type esterase/lipase family protein — MRRTRHSPLRHLPLLGLLTALLLPLALTFAPVATAADTTAAPVRVMPLGDSITGSPGCWRAVLWNRLRNAGHTDIDFVGTLGPQGCGQEHDGDNEGHGGELVTNAADQNLLPARLAATLPDIVVMHFGTNDVWSSIAPDRVLAAYTKLVGQMRASNPHMRIIVAQLIPLNPGSCSGCAQRVVDLNARIPDWARATSTGDSPVTVVDQWTGFSTATDTYDGVHPNAAGDDKIAARWFPALSAVLDAGVPGDPGDPGDPGGGQPACGAAFRAGNVWQGGYQGEVTVTNTSTSTVSGWTVTVLPADGARLTQVWNGTSTTAADGTVTVTNASWNGTLAPGASATFGFVATTSTTAGTPSATVGCTARGTASS; from the coding sequence ATGCGCAGAACCCGCCACTCCCCCTTACGGCACCTGCCACTTCTCGGCCTTCTGACCGCCCTGCTGCTCCCCTTGGCGCTGACGTTCGCGCCGGTCGCCACCGCAGCCGACACCACCGCGGCCCCCGTGCGCGTCATGCCGCTCGGCGACTCGATCACCGGCTCGCCCGGCTGCTGGCGGGCGGTGCTGTGGAACCGGCTGCGGAACGCCGGCCACACGGACATCGACTTCGTCGGCACGCTCGGCCCGCAGGGCTGCGGGCAGGAGCACGACGGCGACAACGAGGGCCACGGCGGCGAGTTGGTGACCAATGCCGCCGACCAGAACCTGCTGCCCGCCCGGTTGGCCGCGACGCTTCCGGACATCGTTGTCATGCACTTCGGCACCAACGACGTGTGGAGCAGCATCGCCCCCGACCGCGTTCTCGCCGCATACACCAAGCTGGTCGGGCAGATGCGGGCCTCCAACCCGCACATGCGGATCATCGTCGCCCAGCTCATCCCCCTGAACCCCGGTAGCTGCTCGGGCTGCGCGCAGCGCGTCGTCGACCTCAACGCGCGGATCCCCGACTGGGCTCGGGCCACGAGCACCGGCGACTCGCCCGTGACCGTGGTCGACCAGTGGACCGGGTTCAGTACGGCGACCGACACGTACGACGGGGTGCACCCGAACGCCGCGGGCGACGACAAGATCGCCGCCCGCTGGTTCCCGGCGCTGAGCGCGGTGCTGGACGCGGGGGTACCGGGTGACCCGGGCGACCCCGGCGATCCGGGTGGCGGTCAGCCCGCGTGCGGCGCGGCCTTCCGGGCCGGCAACGTCTGGCAGGGCGGATACCAGGGCGAGGTGACGGTGACGAATACGTCCACGTCCACCGTCTCGGGCTGGACCGTGACCGTCCTACCGGCCGACGGGGCCCGTCTCACCCAGGTCTGGAACGGGACCTCGACCACGGCGGCCGACGGCACGGTCACGGTCACCAACGCCTCGTGGAACGGCACGCTCGCGCCGGGCGCGAGCGCCACGTTCGGCTTCGTCGCCACGACGTCCACGACGGCCGGGACGCCGTCGGCGACGGTCGGCTGTACGGCGAGGGGGACGGCCTCCTCATAA
- a CDS encoding cellulase family glycosylhydrolase, with the protein MRFRTRTPALARTPRTATLAAALLGLLLPLFAFGAPAHAAAPGFRIENGRLLERSGNDFVMRGVNHAHTWYANQMGSLAHIKAKGANTVRVVLSSGDRWTRNDTADVTNVVTQCKRNRLICVLEVHDTTGYGEQSGAVTLSRAADYWIGVQSALTGQEDHVIVNIGNEPYGNNNYAGWTADTKAAIQKLRTAGFDHTIMVDAPNWGQDWAFTMRDNAASVFAADPDANTIFSIHMYGVFDTAAEVNDYLNRFVSARLPIVVGEFGHDHSDGNPDEDAILATAQRLGLGYLGWSWSGNGGGVEYLDMVTNFDPNQLTSWGQRLFNGANGIAATSKEAAIYSSSGGDTTPPTAPGTPSASAVTSSSATLTWSAATDATGVTGYDVVRVNGTTETAATTTTGTSATLTGLSPATSYSFAVYARDAAGNRSARSAAVTVTTSSGGSTAACAIGYRVTGEWPGGFQGEVVIRNTGTSAVDGWTLRWTFPDSQRVSSLWGGTVAQSGAAVTVTAAAYTANIPAAGSVTLGFTATRGSANPAPTAFTLNGAACTTT; encoded by the coding sequence ATGAGATTCCGTACGCGCACGCCGGCCCTCGCCCGCACACCCCGCACAGCCACCCTCGCCGCGGCCCTTCTCGGTCTGCTCCTCCCCCTGTTCGCCTTCGGCGCGCCGGCGCACGCCGCGGCGCCCGGCTTCCGTATCGAGAACGGCCGGCTCCTTGAGCGCTCCGGCAACGACTTCGTGATGCGCGGCGTGAACCACGCCCACACCTGGTACGCGAACCAGATGGGCTCGCTCGCCCACATCAAGGCCAAGGGCGCCAACACCGTGCGTGTGGTCCTCTCCAGCGGTGACCGGTGGACCCGTAACGACACCGCCGACGTGACGAACGTCGTGACGCAGTGCAAGCGGAACCGGCTCATCTGTGTCCTGGAGGTGCACGACACGACGGGCTACGGCGAGCAGAGCGGGGCGGTCACGCTCTCACGGGCCGCCGACTACTGGATCGGTGTGCAGAGCGCGCTGACGGGTCAGGAGGACCACGTCATCGTCAACATCGGCAACGAGCCGTACGGCAACAACAACTACGCGGGCTGGACGGCCGACACCAAGGCGGCGATCCAGAAGCTGCGCACCGCCGGATTCGACCACACGATCATGGTCGACGCCCCCAACTGGGGCCAGGACTGGGCGTTCACGATGCGTGACAACGCGGCTTCCGTCTTCGCCGCCGATCCGGACGCCAACACGATCTTCTCCATCCACATGTACGGCGTCTTCGACACGGCGGCGGAGGTGAACGACTACCTCAACCGGTTCGTGTCGGCCCGGCTTCCCATCGTGGTGGGCGAGTTCGGGCACGACCACTCGGACGGCAACCCCGACGAGGACGCCATCCTCGCCACCGCGCAGCGGCTCGGCCTCGGCTACCTGGGCTGGTCCTGGAGCGGCAACGGCGGCGGCGTCGAGTACCTGGACATGGTCACGAACTTCGACCCGAACCAGCTGACCAGCTGGGGCCAACGCCTCTTCAACGGCGCGAACGGCATCGCCGCCACGTCCAAGGAAGCGGCGATCTACTCGTCCTCCGGCGGCGACACCACTCCCCCGACCGCCCCCGGGACCCCGAGCGCCTCCGCGGTGACCTCCTCGTCCGCCACCCTGACCTGGTCCGCCGCCACCGACGCGACCGGCGTCACGGGCTACGACGTGGTCCGCGTCAACGGCACGACCGAGACCGCCGCGACCACCACCACGGGAACCTCGGCCACGCTCACCGGCCTGTCTCCCGCCACCTCGTACAGCTTCGCGGTCTACGCGCGCGACGCGGCAGGCAACCGCTCGGCGCGCTCGGCAGCGGTGACCGTCACGACCTCCTCCGGCGGTTCCACGGCGGCCTGCGCCATCGGCTACCGGGTGACGGGCGAGTGGCCCGGCGGGTTCCAGGGCGAGGTCGTCATCCGCAACACCGGCACCTCGGCGGTCGACGGCTGGACCCTCCGCTGGACCTTCCCCGACAGCCAGCGCGTCTCCAGCCTGTGGGGTGGCACGGTGGCACAGTCCGGCGCGGCCGTCACCGTCACCGCCGCGGCGTACACCGCGAACATCCCCGCGGCGGGCTCGGTCACCCTCGGCTTCACGGCCACCCGCGGGAGCGCCAACCCGGCTCCGACCGCGTTCACACTCAACGGGGCCGCCTGTACGACTACCTGA
- a CDS encoding MFS transporter: MALFVLASCQLMVVLDITIVNIALPDIQRSLDFSTTSLAWVVNAYTLTFGGLLLLGGRAGDILGRRRVFVFGVLLFVLASLLGGLAQNAGQLLAARALQGVGGAIASPTSLALISTTFREGPERNRAFGVFAAVSAGGGAIGLLAGGILVEWLNWRWVLFVNVPIGLLIVLATPRWIKESERHPGHFDITGALTSTLGMVLLVYGFIRAAQEGWRDGLTMASFAGAVVFLTLFILVERRSKQPITPLHMFRDRNRAGTYGIMLCLAAAIFGMFFFLTLFVQNVLDFSPLQAGLAFLPVSAVIAVGAALASRFLPTYGPKPFMVGGAILCAVGLAWLTLTDVHSTYVGSVLGPMLVFSLGMGMEFVSLTLMALSDVRTAETGAASGLLNATQQVGGSLGLSILVTMYGTASTNEAENQVPEFLSQATPAERLRFEQTGQLPPPWSHEVLTAGVSAAFVMAAVFTVVAALIAVLAIQVRPSDLERLKGGVGPGPG; the protein is encoded by the coding sequence ATGGCGTTGTTCGTCCTTGCGTCGTGTCAGTTGATGGTGGTGCTGGACATCACCATCGTGAACATCGCGCTGCCGGACATCCAGCGTTCACTGGACTTCTCGACGACGAGCCTGGCCTGGGTGGTCAACGCGTACACGCTGACCTTCGGCGGGCTGTTGCTGCTGGGCGGGCGGGCCGGTGACATTCTCGGCCGGCGGCGGGTCTTCGTCTTCGGTGTACTGCTCTTCGTGTTGGCCTCGCTTCTCGGCGGCCTCGCCCAGAACGCCGGCCAACTCCTCGCCGCCCGCGCCCTTCAGGGCGTCGGCGGCGCCATCGCGTCCCCGACATCCCTGGCGCTGATCAGTACGACGTTCCGTGAAGGCCCGGAGCGCAACCGGGCGTTCGGGGTGTTCGCGGCCGTCTCGGCCGGCGGCGGCGCGATCGGGCTCCTCGCGGGCGGCATCCTCGTGGAGTGGCTGAACTGGCGGTGGGTGCTGTTCGTCAACGTGCCGATCGGACTGCTGATCGTGCTGGCGACGCCGCGCTGGATCAAGGAGTCCGAACGCCACCCGGGACACTTCGACATCACCGGCGCGCTGACCTCCACCCTGGGCATGGTGCTCCTGGTGTACGGCTTCATCCGGGCCGCGCAGGAGGGCTGGCGGGACGGTCTCACGATGGCCTCGTTCGCCGGCGCCGTCGTTTTCCTCACCCTGTTCATCCTGGTCGAGCGGCGTTCGAAGCAGCCGATCACACCGCTGCACATGTTCCGCGACCGGAACCGGGCGGGCACCTACGGAATCATGCTGTGTCTCGCGGCCGCCATCTTCGGCATGTTCTTCTTCCTGACGCTCTTCGTGCAGAACGTGCTGGACTTCAGCCCGTTGCAGGCCGGGCTCGCCTTCCTGCCGGTCAGCGCGGTCATCGCGGTCGGCGCCGCACTGGCCTCGAGGTTCCTGCCCACCTACGGGCCCAAACCCTTCATGGTGGGGGGAGCGATCCTGTGCGCGGTCGGGCTCGCCTGGCTGACCCTGACCGACGTGCACTCCACGTACGTCGGCAGCGTCCTCGGCCCGATGCTCGTCTTCAGCCTCGGCATGGGCATGGAGTTCGTCTCGCTGACCCTGATGGCGCTCTCCGACGTCCGGACCGCCGAGACCGGCGCGGCCTCCGGACTCCTCAACGCCACCCAGCAGGTGGGCGGTTCACTCGGCCTCTCCATCCTCGTCACGATGTACGGCACGGCCAGCACCAACGAGGCGGAGAACCAGGTCCCGGAGTTCCTCTCCCAGGCGACGCCGGCCGAGCGCCTGCGGTTCGAACAGACCGGGCAGCTCCCGCCGCCCTGGTCCCACGAGGTACTCACCGCAGGCGTCTCGGCCGCCTTCGTCATGGCCGCCGTCTTCACCGTCGTCGCCGCCCTGATCGCCGTACTGGCCATCCAGGTCCGGCCCTCCGACCTGGAGCGACTGAAGGGCGGGGTGGGGCCGGGTCCGGGCTGA